One stretch of Croceibacterium atlanticum DNA includes these proteins:
- a CDS encoding BCCT family transporter, translating into MASEPGHGASPTDNFKPTVFFGAISLIGLLILFALYDTNAAAERFNAVQLWATSNFGWLLVLTVNILLICCVYMAFSRMGGIRLGGRGAKPDYGLLTWFAMLFSAGMGIGLLFYGVAEPVMHFSNPPVSAFSNPDAAMPRGIAGNAQHAMGLVFLHWGLHAWAIYAVIALGLAYVAYNRGVGLSIGAFLKTAFPRIPDPAVDAIDVLAITATVCGVAASLGFGASQINAGLNLLTGVPDTGLSKGIVIAIITAMATTSVAFGLDKGIRRLSEINMVLALGLTIFVLVLGPTVFLLDGFVQNIGYYLQRFLYLSSWTETYVANGWQNDWTIFYWAWWVSWSPFVGIFIARISYGRTVREFIAGVLLVPTLFTFAWMTIFGDSALYIELFGNGGLSEAVNASMPDALFAFLSHYPLATIASGLAIVVVATFFVTSADSGALVTAMIASGGHHHAGFMPRVTWAIAIGMLSGVLLWSGGLGALQTAAIVTGLPFAVVLLSMTVGLIRMLRSELPLED; encoded by the coding sequence GTGGCAAGTGAGCCCGGGCATGGCGCAAGTCCTACAGACAATTTCAAGCCAACTGTCTTCTTCGGTGCCATAAGTCTCATCGGTCTCCTGATCCTGTTCGCGCTCTACGATACCAATGCGGCGGCTGAACGGTTCAATGCCGTGCAGCTCTGGGCGACTTCCAATTTCGGCTGGCTGCTGGTGCTCACGGTCAACATCCTGCTGATCTGCTGCGTCTATATGGCATTCTCGCGCATGGGCGGCATCCGGCTGGGCGGCCGCGGGGCGAAGCCGGATTACGGCCTGCTCACCTGGTTTGCGATGCTGTTCAGCGCCGGCATGGGCATCGGCCTGCTGTTCTATGGCGTGGCGGAGCCGGTGATGCATTTCTCCAATCCGCCGGTTTCCGCTTTCTCCAACCCGGATGCGGCAATGCCGCGCGGCATTGCCGGCAATGCCCAGCACGCGATGGGCCTGGTGTTCCTGCATTGGGGGCTACACGCCTGGGCGATTTATGCGGTGATCGCGCTGGGGCTGGCCTATGTCGCCTATAACCGGGGCGTGGGCCTTTCCATCGGCGCCTTCCTGAAGACGGCCTTTCCCCGCATTCCGGATCCGGCCGTCGACGCGATCGACGTGCTGGCGATTACCGCCACGGTTTGCGGGGTGGCCGCTTCGCTCGGCTTCGGTGCATCGCAGATCAATGCCGGTCTGAATTTGCTGACGGGCGTTCCCGATACCGGCCTGAGCAAGGGCATAGTGATCGCAATTATTACCGCCATGGCAACCACTTCGGTTGCCTTCGGGCTCGACAAGGGAATTCGCCGCCTGTCGGAAATCAACATGGTGCTGGCGCTGGGCCTGACGATCTTCGTCCTGGTGCTGGGCCCAACCGTCTTCCTGCTGGACGGTTTCGTGCAGAATATCGGCTATTACCTGCAGCGTTTCCTCTATCTGTCCAGCTGGACGGAAACCTATGTCGCCAATGGCTGGCAGAATGACTGGACGATCTTCTACTGGGCGTGGTGGGTCAGCTGGTCCCCCTTTGTGGGCATTTTCATCGCCCGCATTTCCTATGGGCGCACAGTGCGCGAATTCATCGCCGGCGTGCTGCTGGTGCCGACCCTGTTCACCTTCGCATGGATGACGATCTTCGGGGACAGCGCGCTCTATATCGAACTGTTCGGCAATGGCGGCCTGTCGGAAGCGGTGAATGCCAGCATGCCCGATGCGCTGTTCGCTTTCCTTTCGCACTATCCGCTTGCCACGATCGCATCGGGCCTGGCCATCGTGGTCGTGGCAACCTTCTTCGTCACTTCGGCGGATTCGGGCGCATTGGTCACAGCCATGATCGCATCGGGCGGGCATCATCATGCCGGCTTCATGCCGCGCGTAACCTGGGCCATCGCGATCGGGATGCTGTCCGGCGTGCTGCTCTGGTCCGGCGGGCTGGGCGCGCTGCAGACAGCGGCAATCGTCACCGGCCTGCCTTTCGCGGTTGTCCTGCTATCCATGACGGTGGGGCTGATCAGGATGTTGCGGAGCGAATTGCCGCTGGAAGACTGA
- a CDS encoding tyrosine-type recombinase/integrase, with amino-acid sequence MALTDVAIRKAKAGPKAYKMSDSLGLFLLVERTGGKLWRMKYRVDGREKKLAIGRYPEIGLAEARRRRDAARELLAQGKDPSREKQREKARARLDAENTFAALAAEFCEKRRNDGSRAWAPATAKRCEYLLSVLNSSIGNLPIADIEPADILTAVRRIESKGKLESAKRTLQLAGSVFRYAVATARLKSDPTRDLRGAMMNPNVTHYGAVLDPDGAGELLRAIDSYEGQPITKLAMQLAPHVFVRPGELRHAEWSEFDFDEALWTIPASKTKMRKDHLVPLSRQAIEILQEAQLLTGPSGYVFPSVRTRGRPMSDNTINAGLRRLGYTTDEMTAHGFRAMASTLLNESGKWNPDAIERALAHGDSDKVRAAYHRGAHWKERVKMAQWWSDYLDKLRAGAQVVPINTAKR; translated from the coding sequence ATGGCGCTAACTGACGTTGCAATTCGCAAGGCCAAGGCTGGTCCGAAAGCCTACAAAATGAGCGACTCGTTGGGGCTCTTCCTTTTAGTGGAGCGAACCGGCGGAAAACTGTGGCGAATGAAGTATCGCGTCGATGGCCGGGAAAAGAAGCTGGCGATCGGGCGCTACCCGGAAATTGGGTTGGCAGAGGCCCGCAGAAGGCGAGACGCGGCGCGAGAGCTGCTGGCGCAGGGCAAAGACCCGTCACGCGAAAAACAACGTGAGAAGGCGCGCGCGAGGCTGGATGCCGAGAATACCTTTGCTGCCCTGGCTGCGGAGTTCTGCGAAAAGCGCCGGAATGATGGTTCACGGGCATGGGCACCCGCCACGGCGAAGCGCTGCGAATATCTGCTCTCGGTGCTTAACAGCTCGATTGGCAACCTGCCAATTGCTGATATCGAGCCTGCCGACATCCTGACCGCCGTTCGCCGGATCGAAAGCAAGGGCAAGCTCGAGAGCGCAAAGCGAACCCTGCAGCTGGCTGGTTCGGTCTTCCGCTATGCGGTCGCCACAGCGCGCCTCAAATCCGATCCCACACGCGATTTGAGGGGCGCAATGATGAACCCGAACGTGACGCATTACGGCGCGGTCCTTGATCCTGACGGGGCTGGGGAGTTGCTTCGAGCAATCGATAGCTACGAAGGCCAACCGATTACCAAGCTGGCAATGCAACTCGCTCCACATGTGTTTGTCAGGCCGGGCGAGCTTCGCCATGCAGAATGGAGCGAATTCGACTTCGATGAAGCGTTGTGGACGATCCCGGCGAGCAAAACAAAGATGCGCAAGGACCACCTCGTCCCGCTCTCACGCCAGGCCATCGAAATACTGCAGGAGGCCCAACTGCTGACCGGTCCTAGTGGCTATGTCTTTCCGTCTGTCCGCACCCGCGGGCGTCCGATGAGTGACAACACGATCAACGCTGGCCTGCGCCGCCTCGGCTACACCACCGATGAAATGACCGCCCACGGCTTCCGAGCGATGGCCTCCACCTTGCTGAACGAAAGCGGCAAATGGAATCCTGACGCCATCGAGCGCGCCCTGGCCCACGGCGACAGCGATAAAGTTCGCGCCGCCTATCATCGCGGCGCACACTGGAAGGAGCGCGTGAAGATGGCGCAATGGTGGAGCGACTACCTCGATAAGCTTCGAGCAGGGGCTCAGGTGGTGCCGATCAACACCGCGAAGCGCTGA
- a CDS encoding 3' terminal RNA ribose 2'-O-methyltransferase Hen1, with amino-acid sequence MLLTISTTHRPATDLGFLLMKHPENVHSVDLPFGSATLFYPEAGEDRCTAAITLEVDPVALVRGKASIEDQYVNDRPYAASSLLSVALGRLLNTAMAGRSKLRQELADTAIPLECFLTPLPARGSADLLARMFEPLGYSVEAEAIPLDPAHPEWGASPYVSLNIKGTVRVQDLLTHLFVLIPVLDNSKHYYVGEDEVKKLLQKGGEWLEAHPEKELIVRRYLLGFRSLMRSATEQLEERVEAEEPEEHASRDTEEEKIEKPIRLNTQRMDYLADLIRNLGASSVLDLGCGEGRLLRQLLTIKGLDRIVGVEVAPRVLAKAGDRLKLDHMPDIKRKRIELMQGSLVYRDDRLKGFDAAALVEVIEHIDAERLPALEAALFGHARPANVIVTTPNSEYNVLFEGLEPGAMRHSDHRFEWSRSEFHHWAESVAKAYGYEVRYEGIGSEDPTYGHPTQVAIFSRVDAVKEAA; translated from the coding sequence ATGCTTCTGACAATCTCCACCACTCACAGGCCTGCTACCGACCTCGGCTTCCTCCTGATGAAGCATCCGGAGAACGTCCATTCGGTCGACCTGCCGTTTGGATCAGCGACGCTGTTTTACCCTGAGGCCGGGGAGGATCGATGCACCGCCGCGATTACTTTAGAGGTCGATCCGGTCGCGCTGGTCAGGGGCAAGGCGAGCATTGAGGATCAGTATGTCAATGACCGGCCTTATGCCGCGTCATCGCTGCTGTCGGTCGCTCTTGGCCGCCTTCTCAATACCGCAATGGCTGGCCGATCAAAGCTACGTCAGGAGCTTGCTGATACCGCGATCCCGCTTGAATGTTTTCTTACGCCGCTCCCGGCCAGGGGGTCGGCTGACCTTCTGGCGCGCATGTTCGAACCGTTGGGATACTCGGTCGAGGCAGAAGCAATTCCGCTCGATCCGGCGCATCCAGAGTGGGGGGCTAGCCCATATGTGTCGCTGAACATCAAAGGCACGGTAAGGGTTCAGGACCTGCTTACGCACCTTTTCGTACTCATTCCGGTGCTGGACAATTCCAAGCACTATTACGTGGGTGAAGATGAGGTCAAAAAACTGCTGCAAAAGGGTGGCGAATGGCTTGAGGCGCATCCTGAGAAGGAGCTCATCGTTCGTCGGTACCTGCTCGGGTTCCGGTCGCTCATGCGGTCAGCAACCGAGCAACTAGAGGAGCGGGTTGAGGCGGAAGAACCGGAGGAACACGCGTCGCGCGATACAGAGGAAGAAAAGATCGAAAAGCCGATCCGGCTCAACACGCAGCGCATGGATTATCTGGCGGATTTGATCCGCAATCTAGGAGCGTCGAGCGTACTCGATCTTGGTTGCGGAGAAGGTCGGTTGTTGCGCCAGCTTCTCACGATCAAGGGTCTCGACCGCATTGTCGGTGTCGAGGTCGCGCCGCGCGTTCTCGCAAAGGCAGGTGACCGGCTGAAGCTGGACCACATGCCCGACATCAAGCGCAAGCGGATTGAGCTGATGCAAGGCTCGCTCGTGTACCGCGACGATCGTCTCAAGGGTTTCGACGCGGCCGCTCTTGTGGAGGTTATCGAGCACATCGATGCAGAGAGGTTACCAGCACTGGAAGCGGCCTTGTTCGGCCACGCGCGACCGGCAAACGTGATCGTGACCACTCCCAATAGCGAATACAACGTCCTTTTCGAAGGGTTGGAGCCAGGCGCCATGCGGCATTCGGACCATCGGTTCGAGTGGTCGCGTTCCGAATTCCACCATTGGGCGGAATCAGTTGCGAAGGCGTACGGCTACGAAGTTCGATACGAAGGAATTGGGAGCGAAGATCCAACTTATGGTCACCCGACACAGGTCGCCATCTTTTCACGCGTCGATGCGGTGAAGGAGGCGGCATGA